ACATTTTTGGATGTCTGGCGTATGTCAACGTTTATGtacaaattcataaaatcatttaaagGTGAAaaggaaatatattttttgcggAGCAGACCTAATCGATACTCAAGGAAGTAGTCAGTAAATTTTCGTGTCCAAAACTTTTCTAATGATTCGGTTGATGATATTCTCCGCATATTTTATTCACCTATTTAGTGGGGTACCGTTTCTTTTGGCAATTACCGacaaattaatcgaaaataacaaacttTGATAAACATCTCTAATATGTTTACAATATGTtcctgagatttttttaaacgtttgCAAGACACACTGTTTTGTATACTTTCGTACTGCGGACGGATCGTAGCAATATGCTATGATgaacaaaatgaatgttaaaaccaatgaaagaAAATGCGCCATCGGACATTAGTACACTTCAATTGTAGAAATATAAGTTATATTTACATGGCTCTTGCCATAGCATCTGCAACCAAGCAGTAGAACAGATTTTCCAAGAGGGACCTGCGTGCGTTTACAACCCTACTATGTTGTCATTATAAAAGATGAGAGTTGCCAGTGTACTATATTTTGGACACAAATGCTCCAGTTGTTGACAGTATTTTGGTTTCgataattaaatgtttcatcATCGAATTGTTTATTGACAAATTGTCATTAAAGAATAATATTTGACAATTATTAGTGCGAATAAATctctcattaaatttatacTTGTGGCGattcaaaaaatgttctttATTTTGTTGCAGATCATATTAGAGAGGCTAGATATCAGTTTAAAAACTCTTTTATAGTGCTTACTACAGTGCTATGCTCTTGCAGCTGCTTCGGATAGCTTTGAAAGTgctgtggaacaaataaaactgttGATACATAAAGTATGTAACAATTTACTCGAGCGGTTCACGGTCCTCGTTTTGATCTGGCAAAactttgttggaatttcctgtTTACTCCAGAGGTTAACACTACGCTTTTCATGTGTGCGAGGTGTGATTAACCGTTTTTCTccatcaaacaaaaacatcaatgTGTAAGTAACACATATGTGTTATCTGTACCTtctttagcaaaaaaaaacttcgttttgacgctgtcaaaacACCACCTTATTCCTTTGTTCGTAGAATCTACCACCTTAAATGTAGTTGGGtagctagagagggtattggttacaccatttttcaaaacaaaaacaaaggtgACAGCTGGGGTAGAAAATGTCTCTTTTCTACCTTGTCGAAACATGAGGGGAGAAAGAACTTATTTTGAGCTGAATCCATGCTGTGACCTCCTAAACCTAAACCAATTCTGCAATTCTTCCTAGTGATGAAAAGAACTATTTTCGATCCTGGGGATCGTATGTTTTTTGTAATTACGTTTCATTTTGGATCTGCACTTCGATCTATTTCTGTTTTCCCTCGTTCACTAATGTTTTCCCCGCTGAACTTGTGCTGTTTCCCGAATTAATGGTAGTTTATTAGTTCACTGTTAGTCCTATGTGAATCTTTTGCTTGACCGTCAATATTGTCTTTTACCGAAAAATAGTCTAACACATTATTAGAAAAACAATATAGACTAcagccaaagcacctagcagggtagtagaaaaaaattaagtagtactttaatcgaagtatgcgaatatttcttTACCTTTTTTTCCTAATGTcgttgcaaaattaccattaaggctgctaatggtattgttggtatcaaaatactactctatttgacgtgtaaaaacctctattaccctgctaggtgctttgctaCAGCTTAGACAAATAGaatattacaaattttctgCAGACTACAGACTGAAAAAAAcgtcaaatttaaaaataaagaaaaaatgatcAACACAATTGGGTTTGTGTATCTTTTTTCCGCGTTTTAGACGcgtgatttttattttctctataCGAGATTCTATTTAtgttttgcaaatattttgtgagaTTGTTATAACAATTCAGCTAATTTGCAGCAACAAGCAAAATTTCATAGCTTTGATATAGTCAGCGCAAATACTTTAAAGATGTATTCTGATTATAACCTTCAACAATTCATATGTCCAGTCCAGTGGAGTCGATTTTCATTGTTATACCAAAATTCGAACTACATATTGCTCGTTATGTACGTTTTAGGTGTCAATATAACAATCGTAGCAAATCATCGAAATATAATTCGTTAATCTGATCGTTAAAGAGCAGATACTGATGTGATCTTATATCACTTATCACGTATTACGaccaaaacattattttctcgATAAATAGTGTGGAAGGAAGGCAATTATCGCCTCTTTAAAACTGTGTTTGCTTAAGTCTGTAAAATCTCACTAATGGTCACTTTATTTAAACTTATTTCGACGCATAAATTTTAGTCTATTGTCGATATTTACAACAAGTTCAACCAATAATTTCAGTAGTGAACCTGGGATTTTTTAGTAATAAAATCGCAGGAATCGGTGTCGTAAATTATGGACGTTACATTTGCTATGGATACGCTGGAAGAGGGAACCGAATTAGAACCGAACAGGTTAATATTCCGTTTCTGAAcatgttaaatttattgtcaaatttctttaagattttttttgtgttgtctGGAACAAATATGTTGGCATGGGATACACTTATTTTCGCGAGGAgcagaatagttatttactcGACGATTCTTTTAGTGAATAATGCTGTAAATCAGTCCAAGTTTTTCACTGTACACCATTTTCTTGTAAACTGTTGAGTTGACTTTCATCAAGGCAGATTTGTGAATGATACATTTCCACATGACTGCAAAATGGCCATTCCATGCTAACGAGCCGAAAACGTTTCAGTCTTTAAACGCTTAATCCTGGGATCAAAACCATCTACTAAACTCGGTATAGACTCTACCGTATAgtaatgtaaattttgttgatccttACATAGTGCttttgacttgacttgactcgAGAGGAACAGCGCAGAATTACGGTTAAAtagcaattttgtttttgaaaagtcaaGTAAATAATGGATGAATGTCCCGTAAATGCCCAGAAAGACATTATCAAAGCAATTTTGTGGATATGGTGTCATACGATTTTCCTCCCGCCTGCACactattaaaatttttctatcgGAACAAGTAGTGTCACAAAACTGTCCTAGTAGGAAATTATCTCACAACAATTAGGGCAATTGCCTCCAGAGTCCAGACATTAAGAAATGTGTGAAATGTGTGTATCAaagtaaaaacgaaaatctcaaaaattcaTGCTGGTTTACAATTGTTTCATTAAAGGCATTGCCAAGAAGTGTCTCTTCTTATGCCACCAGAAATGCATGGTTCTTTGCAACCATCGCTTCCCGGCAGTCGTAGAATGACCGTCGACCAAAGCATAGAGTCATTCAATGTTTCCAGAAGACAATCAACTGTGGTGACAGCAACAATACGTCGTCAATCACTTGGAGTAATGGCACAGAGACGTCTTTTGTTAGAGTATGTTTAGAACTCCTCTCAAAGACAATTACAGCCATTTTAACAAGCAAAAACTTTAGAATGCTTCAAGGTCGGATCGAAAGTAAGGGATCGCTACGGTCGGACGAAGGTCGGGTAAAAGAACCAGATCCAGATTACGAATTTAGGATGCGCAATCGTCGATCTGGAGACGATGCACTGTCGACTACGTTATCTGCTTTTTATGCAAAGTTTCTAGTTGTCTTGGGCATTGCTTTTCCTGTCACCGATATATTATCTCAGAAAGCGCCGCCATCATTTTACCAAGGATTCTACTTGTATTTATATATTGGAAGCGTTGCCTTTGTGGTTTATATGTATGCTGGACATTTACGCACCAGAGCACTGTTTTCAATGATTGATTCTTATCGTAAGGATACGCTAAGCTTACAGAAGTTCGGAATGAATATTGTAAATTCCTTCTAAATTGTAGAGGACGATAAAAAAGCGCCGATCATAAAAAAGACAACCGTTCGTTATGGCAGTTTTTATTTGCGGGTAGGTGCAATTGCTTTCGGTATTGGCAGTATGGTGTATTCAGGACTGGAATTCGGGCAATATTTCGAATTGAAAGGTACAACACTCTAATGCATCGCATCAGAAGTACTAATCCACAAATTGATAATGTGAATTTAGGCGATGTTGGATGTCAAAATGTGCTGATCGCACTCACACCAGCCGCTCGAACCATACTATCAATTGTTCAAatgcaatttatatttttaaataccaAAGACTACGAAATGGATCGCCAGAAGACCATCGCTAGGTTTGGACTTATGCATATGGTGGCCACAAATCTCTGTGAATGGCTTTATGTTATAATTGAAGAAACGAAACATGAAATCTTTCATTTAGAACAACATCATTCGTCCCACTGTAAGtttagttgatttttttacaaatatttacttAAACTTAGTGACATCTATCGTAAATGAAGTGGTCATCAGTGAGTCGTAGTCAAGAGACAAATTATGACTGCAATGACATCGGTTACCGACAATGCCGACTATCGAGTTTCTTCTACCTAGGAAGAACAATTTTAATATccaatctactacttcgtttattcgtttatttaaacacaaattttcaaagtgcAACAGTACGTTGCTGCTATAAGGAAGCATAAAAGAGACGTGTACGTACCAGTAGCTTGTATAATATGAAACGTATGCAAATTCGGAAGTAGCATATAAcgctaaacaaaaaaatattttcacgaatcaTAATTTACATACAAAGTGTAGCGTGATTGGTTTGCAATACCCAGTCAGGTGTCTTGGGATGAAGACTCTTCAGCGAATATATATTGCCAATATATAACTCTGCTCCATGAACTGTACGTCATCTGGTTCTCAAAACAACTGAGTAATGAGTAAccaaacaaatgaagaaaatcgagtAAAATTGAGTGCTCTTTAAAACTATATCCGTTAAGTAACATTCAAATGCATGAAGCACAAAACGACAAAAagatttcaataatttaagtCAAACTCAAGTTTGATCAGTCCAGAGACAGTCTATCATTGGACTCAACCtcgttcaatttattttcagtgaCCGACCAGTTGCACAACATAACAAAGAGAGCAACGGCATCAGAAATTATCGTCGAATGCCGCAGAACCAACATTATGGGAACTTTAATACAGAATTCATCACCATTTCTGTTTCCCTGCACTATCGAATATTCGCTAATTTGTTCAGGTTTGGTGCTTAAAATACGTTCAGCGGAACGACGTCATTAATcgggaatttcaattttatgtgcaGTCATACTTTTCGAAATGTGGAAACATATTCGAGGAGTAGATAGTGAGAAGCCGAGAAAGCGGAAAATTTCGACAAACGAAAAGGGTGCGCACACATTTTCGTTGGACTGTTCACGGGCGCACAGGGGAATGTTTGCTGGCATTTTGGTGATTGTAGTGGGAATCATCAGTTTAATTATGTTCTACGTATTGAGCGCCGAGCCACAATACCACAATTTGGCCACATTAGAAGTGACCATATCGGAAATGATTCTGTATATTGTAACGACGGCTGGCGTTGGTCTTGCATTTCTGAAGATGAGAGATTTGAAATTTAGCAAACCGAAAGGAATACCATTAGACTgtttgctgctgttgttggcACAGAGTGGAGTCTACATCTACTCAATGTTCAGGTTTGCATAATGAATTCACATGCTCCATTAGATGGAATGTAATAAGATTTCCCAATGTGCTTCAATTTTGCAGCATCATTGGTTGTTATTTCTCCGTTTATTATGAGCCAGAAAATGACCACGGTGGTGTCCACGGGATATTTGCTGAACTGTTTGCACTGCTGCAAACGTCGTGTCAAACCATTTTTATACTGAATGCCTGGCACCGGCGAACCCGAACTCCACAGCAAAACCGCATTAAACCGGGCAGAGAAACAATAACTTTTCTGTTGGTGTCGAATATGGCGATGTGGTTTCTAAACACTTTGGTAAAGAATCGTGCAATGTTTCGACCCACGCATTTGAGATTTTTCGGTTTGTGGGCATGGACGATTATCACACATGTGTCGATGCCGTTGGCAATATTTTaccgatttcattcaacaatttgtctgtttgaaatttggaaaacttCGTACAAAGTTCGAGTGGAAAATTCTGTTTAACATGAAAAATGCATCCGATGCGAAACAATCACTTCTGCCAAAACTTCTCCATGAATCGAATAACGAGCGACTTTACTTCATTAGCTATTATGTGCATCTAATTATACCATATTTAAGCGACCaattagttttcattttaaatattaatattCAAACATTAAAGAACAACCGAAAGTTCGACGCAATGTGTAGTCGGAAATAATTTATGGCAATATCGCTTTTAAAGAACACAACCGATACGGAATAATTAGGCAGTTATATTGCGCCTCTGTACAACAATGATCTTAATTGTTTCTCAGGGACACATTTAAGTGCATTGAGAACAATGAATTCTATAATTAATTGAAGTTCACACTTTCACTACTTACATAATGTCATTGCCTCAGTTATCTTATTAATTGTTTTAGACAGCTATTGTGTCTATGACAAAAAGAATATTTACTTTATTAATAATAATCAACTAGTGCTTAGCCTCTGCGTATAGGGTGACTCGCTATCCAAttggaatataatttttacaacTTAAAGCGCTGTCCGATCAATATGTGCTTACATAGTCAGAGCACTTACTCAGATgtagaaatagttatttgtttacccaAGTgacaaaataggaaatttcaacaaGAGCAATGTTTGAATTCTGCTGGTAAGTACGTGTGAAGGTGAATGAATTTGAgagataataaataaatgaagagAGTCGTCAacagaaatcaattttgtcttgatctattgaggggagaaaataaggttgaTCACACCGCACGCATGAGAAATCTATTGAATATTAATTAAGTCACACGAGAATCTGTTGCGTCTTTTCgctcagggactatttttggggaagaattttcttgaatttttcgtcatttttagaaaatgttgaaaaatggtATAATATTCCTAAAATGCCGAAACCAAAACTCTGTAACCCCCAAAAGCAATAATATTGTGTAAgcaaaaacacatcaaaaagtGAACGCAACGACTGTTCATTTAAAATTCTAGGATAATAACAATGGCACCACACACACCGCTAAAGAATACCCCGAAAACGTCTCTGGCTTCTCTTTAGatatcgaaaaaatttctgtgGGACTCTAATGAGTCTaaactcaatttttgttgtgcgaaataaaatattttttgtattattttcacAGAGTGTAGCTTCTCTCTTTCAACGCGCCACATTtacatttgcatttttattttaaccaCCTATTCCTAGAAGCCGATCGGTACGATGcagaagaaatatttcttccgTAAGCGCTCTTACACTCTCATGTATTGTAATAGGAAAGGGTGTCcagcaaattcaatttttgctcaaTATTTTTGTAGCCTTGTCTGTACAGTGCGTGATAAAACATAGTTGTTTCTTGACCTTTATATCATTAGTTACAGTATcgaaagataaaatgaaacatcTAATTATATTGTAAATTGTCATCACACACATAAATAGTAAATACATTCGGTGTCTACACGCTTCTCAAATTTAAGCAATTATTTATTCTACATTTCGGAAGGAAAGTATGGTAAGTGTACCAAAAGTAAACAAGAATGTTTTGTTGGATAAATAACAAACCACCGAGGGGTAAACGACTAGACAAAATCGTGGTACACGCATATCCACTACTCCTATTAGTCTGAAAGTCAATTTAATTTAcctaaaaatgcattttctcTTACACTTAACTAAATTTTGTTAGCAAGAAATTCATGTGTTCGATTGTTTTTAAGTTCCACACTTCCATCAATTGCCCACTTGTATGATGTGTATGTTACATCAGTTGTCTGATGACTCTACGCGTGCTTGTAGAAACAGTAAATCCAAAAGTCAATGCGAACCATATTAAAATATAACAATGTAGAACGTGTGGAACGAAGGAAAACAAGAAGTCACACAAAACATTTCTAACATAATTGAGGTGGTTGTAATTCATTATCTGTTTTTGTAACCTCTCATTCGAAGCTTGATTTAATTTCTgacaaattcatcaaaaatttgattaatcTATGTCATTTTTGATCAATTAGGTTCCGCCATTTACACTAGTTGTTTCCCCCTCGTAGTCAACTCATGTGATTGGCacgttttaaaatgaatttaaaaaaaaatggaaaatgtcgCATGCACAGTTAGTTAAACAATGCAAggtgcggttgaatgaagTGTCAATGTTGGATCTGGCTGGGGCTGTGTAAGTGTTTTCATCACACATTACCTTAATAAATGGGTAGGATGTTGCGAAAATGGTGGTGTAGATGACAATCTTGGATGACCAGCAGTCTTCCGATTTAATggtcaataattttttttggtttaaatcCAGTTGTTTTCTAGCATTAGTAGAGAAATGTACGTCTATAACCAATGGTAGACTCTACCATGCAGAAATCACTACAAATCACTATGTTTCTCAGAAGAACATAAAGAACATCCACAGGAGATGGGTTAACTAAATATACTAAACACGATAGCTCCCCTAACACCGACTATAAATCaggaaagaaaaatctttacaAAATATCGTCACCTGATGAGTCTCCTAAAAGTTGCCCCTTCACATTACTTTCCAATTAATTACCCGTCATCTCTACAATGTACAATCATCTTATTCTTACTTCGATTCACCCTGTTCATCTTTAATGTATACCTAATCTCTGCACTCAAACCATATGAAACGAGCAAAcgaatatttgattaaataaacaccacaacatttattattgcagtttcaattttgttgcaCTTGAAATTCTGATCCCATTTATAGATAAGCATCTCGTACAGGTAATTTACTTTATATTTGTTCGAACGGCATCAATATCAATCGTAAATTGTGAATGAATTTAATATTCCATCAattgtgtgtgagtgtgtgCATAAGTGTGTATGAATAAATGCGAATACGTATATGACTTGACTGTAATCGCAACAAACAaacgaattcattttcataaatgcAGGTAGAGCGCATAAAAGCTCACCTCGCTTTTCAAAATGGTTAAACAACGCATAATCAACAATTAATCATAAAAGAAACACACTATTAAGAACCAATGTATgttttaaaatacaaataattGTCGCTATGAATGCTATAGTTTCTCTgtatcattttcataaaacaatTTAGCAACGAGATTCGCGGTCGATTCGTTAGATTTCGCAtagaatgaaaattgtttagccaaaaaaaaaagaagaagaaaataaaccTACAAACATTGGTAAAGCGATAGTGAGATCGCAGTTTGAAAAGGTGTTTTTTGgtataaagttaaaaaaaagttttttgccATGAATTTCAACCGAAGGAAGTCAACTCCGTTTAACGTTTCATTTCGGTAAGTAAAAGGCGATGCaaagcaaaattgaattaagtGAAGGAAGAATATTAAGTGGCTGATGTATAAGATAGATATAAATGTTGTGATTTCTTCCATGAGTGTCAGCTGAAAGTCAATTTTTATAGACATGTTATGCTAAGTGAACaactaattgaaaaaaataattattaatttagcGTACACTATGATGACATAATTGTTGTGCACTATTCGTTTTCAATGAGTTCGgcattatttttctttgtgcaTTTTGCTTGAGAATCGATTAGATCTCGAATACTTTGTTGCAACGTTGAAATTGTTTggtcgaagaaaaaaatcgttccaaagtgaatagaaaatttgacatttgagCTAGGCGCATGGTTCAACGTTACCTGTCACAAGGagtcaataaaaatactaaTCTAATCACAGATTGTGTTTGAATTTAACGTTTCTGTGCtataaaatcgtttatttggattaaaattagaattataaaaattatgtgCTGTCTTTATCGCTCAAtttatatgaagaaaaatcttgaataaatttgaagaCGTGCGATAaatcgaaagaattttttggttttcaatGACCAAATTAAGATAATTGTTTTACTAAATATTGACAGTTTATTACCTCCATAATAAACATATAAAGCATGGGGTTTTCCTTATCGAAAtgccaattttaaaatttttgcatcgaCATTGTTATAACCACATTTTCTGTCTTTGTCGTTCTTTCGGTTATCTGTATAAGAAAAGAttcttttgaacatttttatcgaaaagcACCTGTAGAAAGAGCTAAATATATGTAAcacaatttgattttctctATTTCAACTTATACGATCCTCTGTAATCTTATTATGTATATAACTGAGATAGCACAAAAATTACACCTTACGCAGATATGCCAAGAGGTGTTTAGTGGTCGGGTCGGTTATCAAATATACGAGCAGTCAGTGATACGCTGAAATGTGGTCTAAATTTGGGCGCTGAAATAATACATTTTCGATTGTAATAAAACAAAGATGCTCTTCttaagacgaatctacacatggctgaattgttgcctacatttccgggcaaaattattattattttgatgataattttggagtcgcatcctttttggaaaaagtacgactatcgtttggtgttaaaatgtgttagctttcactaaaaatttaaatgttaatgGTGATGTAACCTAcctccgagaaaactcaaaatttgtgtaaattttcgtgaaatattgagttttctcagactgaggttacatcaccacaaacatttaaattttaactgaaaccTAACACactttaacaccaaacgatggtcgtactttttccaaaaaaaataataataattttgcccggaaatgtaggctacaatttagccatgtgtagattcgtcttaagaggcatccgtgcttagctaaaattgtagcctacatttgcgtgtttcgtatttcttttttgttaatatcttttcatcagaatctcttttgaaaaatgtacgacagCAATAACGAGTACaaatgtgttagttttcaaaaaaaaaaagatttggttgtagcagtttgac
The DNA window shown above is from Bradysia coprophila strain Holo2 chromosome X unlocalized genomic scaffold, BU_Bcop_v1 contig_44, whole genome shotgun sequence and carries:
- the LOC119069998 gene encoding proton channel OtopLc-like: MDVTFAMDTLEEGTELEPNRHCQEVSLLMPPEMHGSLQPSLPGSRRMTVDQSIESFNVSRRQSTVVTATIRRQSLGVMAQRRLLLEMLQGRIESKGSLRSDEGRVKEPDPDYEFRMRNRRSGDDALSTTLSAFYAKFLVVLGIAFPVTDILSQKAPPSFYQGFYLYLYIGSVAFVVYMYAGHLRTRALFSMIDSYQDDKKAPIIKKTTVRYGSFYLRVGAIAFGIGSMVYSGLEFGQYFELKGDVGCQNVLIALTPAARTILSIVQMQFIFLNTKDYEMDRQKTIARFGLMHMVATNLCEWLYVIIEETKHEIFHLEQHHSSHLTDQLHNITKRATASEIIVECRRTNIMGTLIQNSSPFLFPCTIEYSLICSVILFEMWKHIRGVDSEKPRKRKISTNEKGAHTFSLDCSRAHRGMFAGILVIVVGIISLIMFYVLSAEPQYHNLATLEVTISEMILYIVTTAGVGLAFLKMRDLKFSKPKGIPLDCLLLLLAQSGVYIYSMFSIIGCYFSVYYEPENDHGGVHGIFAELFALLQTSCQTIFILNAWHRRTRTPQQNRIKPGRETITFLLVSNMAMWFLNTLVKNRAMFRPTHLRFFGLWAWTIITHVSMPLAIFYRFHSTICLFEIWKTSYKVRVENSV